A single genomic interval of Nitrosomonadales bacterium harbors:
- a CDS encoding diheme cytochrome c, whose protein sequence is MKWLVALTLLAVASSAQADGGRLTVPDNAKWKEECGSCHIAFPPKLLTADGWQKMMSGLDKHFGTNAELDAGDNREILDFLKRHAGSGSRHAAPSLRISDTPWFRREHREVSAQAWRDPAVKSPANCAACHVNAERGDWSERGIRMPKGLRAEGGDDDDD, encoded by the coding sequence ATGAAATGGCTGGTGGCATTAACACTGCTTGCCGTCGCATCGTCCGCGCAGGCCGATGGCGGCAGGCTGACGGTTCCCGATAACGCAAAATGGAAAGAGGAATGCGGCAGTTGCCACATCGCCTTCCCGCCGAAATTGCTGACAGCGGACGGCTGGCAGAAAATGATGTCCGGACTGGACAAGCACTTCGGCACGAATGCGGAACTGGATGCCGGGGACAACAGGGAAATACTCGATTTCCTGAAACGCCATGCCGGCAGCGGAAGCCGCCATGCCGCGCCCAGTCTGCGCATCAGCGATACGCCGTGGTTCAGGCGCGAACACCGCGAGGTGTCCGCGCAGGCGTGGCGTGATCCAGCGGTGAAGAGCCCGGCGAATTGCGCAGCCTGTCATGTGAATGCGGAACGCGGCGACTGGTCTGAGCGCGGCATCCGCATGCCGAAAGGGTTGCGCGCCGAGGGCGGTGACGACGATGACGATTGA
- the fumC gene encoding class II fumarate hydratase: MTSRTERDSFGEIEVPAERLWGAQTQRSLHYFHISTEKMPDEVVIALAEVKRACALVNRDLGLLDEAKVTAIMQAADEVLAGQHAQEFALSVWQTGSGTQSNMNMNEVLANRASELLGGERGTARKVHPNDEVNLGQSSNDIFPTAMHVAAVTAVVRRLLPSLHALRATLEKKSVAFNGIVKIGRTHLQDATPLTLGQEFSGYVAQLHHAEAAILAVLGPLHQLAVGGTAVGTGLNTHAQFGDRVAAELARGSGLPFRSAANKFAALAANDELVAVHGALKTLAAALMKIANDVRWLASGPRSGLGEISIPENEPGSSIMPGKVNPTQCEALTMLCCQVFGNDVAINIGGASGNFELNVFRPMIAHNFLQSVRLLADGMASFEEHCARGIEANHARIGEQMERSLMLVTALTPHIGYDRAAGIAKRAHHDGSTLKEAALALGYVTEEDFDRWVIPAAMVHPSMK, translated from the coding sequence ATGACCAGCAGAACCGAACGCGATTCATTCGGCGAGATCGAAGTCCCCGCCGAACGGCTGTGGGGCGCCCAGACGCAGCGCTCGCTGCACTATTTCCACATCTCTACGGAAAAGATGCCGGACGAGGTCGTCATCGCGCTGGCCGAAGTAAAACGCGCCTGCGCGCTGGTCAACCGCGATCTGGGACTATTGGACGAGGCAAAAGTCACCGCCATCATGCAGGCGGCTGACGAAGTGCTGGCCGGCCAGCATGCGCAGGAGTTCGCGCTGTCGGTATGGCAGACCGGCTCGGGCACGCAAAGCAACATGAACATGAACGAAGTGCTGGCGAACCGCGCATCCGAACTGCTCGGTGGCGAGCGCGGCACGGCGCGCAAGGTGCATCCCAACGACGAGGTGAATCTCGGCCAGTCGTCCAACGACATCTTCCCCACCGCGATGCATGTCGCGGCGGTCACCGCGGTCGTGCGCCGGCTGTTGCCGTCGCTGCATGCGTTGCGCGCAACGCTGGAAAAGAAATCGGTCGCGTTCAACGGCATCGTCAAGATCGGCCGCACCCACTTGCAGGATGCCACCCCGCTGACGCTGGGACAGGAATTCTCCGGCTATGTCGCGCAGTTGCATCATGCGGAAGCGGCGATCCTCGCCGTGCTGGGGCCGTTGCACCAACTGGCGGTCGGCGGCACGGCGGTCGGCACCGGCCTGAACACCCATGCGCAATTCGGCGACCGCGTCGCCGCCGAACTGGCGCGCGGCAGCGGCCTGCCGTTCAGGAGTGCTGCCAACAAGTTCGCCGCGCTGGCCGCGAACGACGAACTGGTCGCGGTGCACGGCGCGCTCAAGACGCTGGCCGCCGCGCTGATGAAGATCGCCAACGACGTGCGCTGGCTGGCCTCCGGCCCGCGTTCCGGGCTGGGCGAGATCAGCATCCCGGAGAACGAGCCGGGCAGTTCGATCATGCCGGGCAAGGTCAATCCGACCCAGTGCGAGGCGCTGACCATGCTGTGTTGCCAGGTGTTCGGCAATGACGTCGCGATCAACATCGGAGGCGCGTCGGGCAACTTCGAGCTGAACGTGTTCCGCCCGATGATCGCGCACAACTTCCTGCAGAGCGTGCGGCTGCTGGCGGATGGCATGGCGAGTTTCGAGGAGCACTGCGCGCGCGGCATCGAGGCCAACCACGCGCGCATCGGGGAGCAGATGGAGCGCTCGCTGATGCTGGTGACCGCATTGACGCCGCACATCGGCTACGACCGTGCCGCCGGGATCGCCAAGCGCGCGCACCACGACGGCAGCACCTTGAAGGAAGCCGCGCTGGCGCTGGGTTACGTCACGGAGGAAGATTTCGACCGCTGGGTGATCCCGGCGGCAATGGTACACCCGAGCATGAAGTAA